One Rossellomorea aquimaris DNA window includes the following coding sequences:
- a CDS encoding FixH family protein — protein MKKISLFMLMGFLALFIAACGNSNEDNGEKEDEKLVAIEAKLDVPEKGEKGETVSLSTKVTQGEENVEDAGEVKYEIWKNGHKEESEMIEAKHEKDGVYKAEKTFEEDGMYTVQVHVTARDMHTMPKAEIAIGEVGAEEHGEESEDSHHGHHESSVSIHLMKPDVIIMNEEAEMNVQVENEKAALEKAEVRLEIYKEGQEKHEWVDLTEDEAGKYSGSYIFPDKGAYNIQVHVTKGEEIHEHTMQTVEVQ, from the coding sequence ATGAAGAAAATAAGCTTGTTTATGCTGATGGGTTTCCTTGCGTTGTTTATCGCTGCCTGCGGTAATTCTAATGAGGATAACGGAGAAAAAGAAGATGAAAAATTGGTAGCGATTGAGGCAAAGTTAGACGTGCCTGAAAAAGGAGAAAAGGGAGAAACCGTTTCACTTTCCACTAAAGTCACTCAAGGTGAGGAAAATGTAGAGGACGCAGGTGAAGTCAAATACGAGATTTGGAAAAATGGACATAAAGAAGAAAGTGAAATGATCGAAGCAAAGCATGAAAAGGACGGAGTATACAAAGCTGAAAAGACGTTTGAAGAAGACGGCATGTATACTGTGCAAGTCCATGTAACAGCCCGTGATATGCACACCATGCCGAAAGCTGAAATTGCGATTGGCGAAGTAGGGGCAGAGGAACATGGAGAGGAAAGCGAAGACAGTCACCACGGTCATCACGAGAGTTCTGTTTCCATCCATCTCATGAAGCCGGATGTGATTATAATGAATGAAGAAGCGGAAATGAACGTTCAAGTAGAAAATGAAAAAGCGGCACTGGAAAAAGCAGAAGTACGTTTGGAAATTTATAAAGAGGGTCAAGAGAAGCATGAATGGGTCGACTTAACTGAAGATGAAGCCGGTAAGTATAGCGGTTCCTATATATTCCCTGATAAGGGGGCATATAATATACAGGTTCACGTGACCAAAGGTGAGGAAATTCACGAACACACAATGCAAACAGTAGAAGTACAATAA
- the yhfH gene encoding protein YhfH — protein MVKNIVEFFRNLPPKSCAQCGDTIEEQHECYGIYCEKCTTDYEY, from the coding sequence ATGGTAAAAAATATTGTGGAGTTCTTTCGAAATTTGCCGCCTAAGTCTTGTGCACAATGTGGAGATACAATTGAGGAGCAACATGAATGCTACGGCATTTATTGCGAGAAATGTACGACTGATTACGAGTATTAA
- a CDS encoding MBL fold metallo-hydrolase, producing the protein MKLTVIGQWGGYPKAGEASTGYLLEHNGFKLLIDCGSGVLSHLQHHVEATDLDAVLLSHYHPDHVADIGVLQHALLIQYFLGKNKGTLPVYAHREDQRGYNTITYKDLMKAHEYKEDTSLSIGPFTVTFVKTKHPVPCYGMRIEADGKALFYTADSAFKESFVPFGKDADVLLCECNFYGEMDASNAGHMTSLDAGNLAQKTNAGKLILTHLPHFGELEQLVTEAKTMYNGEVLLAKKDMKVDI; encoded by the coding sequence ATGAAGCTAACCGTTATTGGACAATGGGGCGGCTATCCGAAAGCAGGAGAAGCGAGCACCGGGTATTTACTTGAGCATAATGGTTTCAAACTGCTTATTGACTGTGGCAGTGGTGTACTGTCCCATCTGCAACATCACGTAGAGGCTACCGATTTAGATGCGGTCCTTCTGTCTCACTATCATCCAGATCATGTAGCAGATATAGGTGTACTACAACACGCTTTATTGATTCAATACTTCCTGGGGAAAAATAAAGGTACATTACCTGTGTATGCCCATAGAGAAGATCAACGGGGTTACAATACGATTACATATAAAGATTTAATGAAAGCCCATGAATATAAGGAAGATACATCATTATCGATTGGCCCTTTCACGGTAACATTTGTGAAGACCAAGCATCCCGTGCCGTGCTACGGAATGAGAATCGAAGCGGACGGCAAAGCGCTGTTCTATACAGCAGACTCGGCTTTCAAAGAGTCATTTGTTCCATTTGGGAAAGACGCAGATGTACTGCTCTGTGAATGTAATTTCTATGGAGAGATGGATGCCTCGAACGCTGGTCACATGACGAGTCTCGACGCCGGGAATCTTGCTCAAAAAACCAATGCCGGAAAGCTTATACTGACACATTTACCTCATTTCGGCGAACTGGAGCAGTTGGTAACAGAAGCGAAAACCATGTATAACGGCGAGGTACTGTTAGCGAAAAAAGATATGAAAGTAGATATTTAG
- a CDS encoding lipoate--protein ligase — protein sequence MLFIDNKGITDPRINLAIEEYALKNLDINESYLLFYINEPSIIIGKNQNTIEEINTDYVEKQGLHVVRRLSGGGAVYHDLGNLNFSFITKDDGESFHNFKKFTEPVVTALHKLGVKAELSGRNDIIAEGRKISGNAQFSTKGRMFSHGTLLFDSEMENVVSALRVKKDKIESKGIKSIRSRVANISEFLSEKMTIEQFRSTLLDYIFNGSDVEEYVLTDEDWKNIHELSKERYQNWDWNYGKSPKFNLQHSHRFPVGSIDVRLEVNKGKIDNCKIFGDFFGVGNVEDIEEKLIGIRYERKDIAAALEGVEIQHYFGNVTKDEFVDLVY from the coding sequence ATGTTATTTATCGATAATAAAGGGATCACGGATCCAAGGATCAATCTTGCTATTGAAGAATATGCACTGAAGAACTTAGATATTAATGAGAGTTATTTATTGTTTTACATCAATGAACCTTCCATCATTATCGGGAAGAACCAAAATACGATTGAAGAGATTAATACAGACTACGTGGAGAAGCAAGGTCTTCATGTCGTTCGCCGCCTTTCCGGTGGGGGAGCGGTCTATCACGACTTAGGAAACCTGAACTTCAGCTTTATCACGAAGGATGACGGAGAGAGCTTCCACAACTTCAAAAAATTCACTGAGCCTGTTGTAACAGCCCTTCATAAGCTGGGGGTGAAGGCGGAGCTTAGCGGACGTAACGATATTATCGCAGAAGGCAGAAAGATTTCCGGAAACGCCCAGTTCTCCACTAAGGGTCGGATGTTCAGCCACGGAACGCTGCTGTTCGATTCCGAAATGGAAAACGTCGTATCAGCTCTACGGGTGAAAAAGGACAAGATTGAATCAAAAGGAATCAAGTCGATCCGAAGCCGTGTGGCCAATATTTCTGAATTCCTGTCAGAAAAAATGACCATCGAACAATTCCGTTCAACCCTTCTGGATTATATTTTCAACGGAAGCGACGTAGAAGAATATGTCCTGACGGATGAAGACTGGAAGAACATCCATGAGCTTTCAAAAGAACGCTATCAGAACTGGGATTGGAATTACGGTAAATCCCCAAAATTCAATCTTCAGCATTCTCACCGATTCCCGGTCGGATCCATTGACGTCCGTCTCGAAGTGAACAAAGGGAAAATTGATAACTGTAAAATCTTTGGTGATTTCTTCGGAGTCGGGAATGTAGAAGACATTGAAGAAAAACTAATAGGCATCCGTTACGAACGAAAAGACATTGCGGCGGCTTTGGAAGGTGTTGAAATTCAACATTATTTCGGGAATGTGACGAAGGATGAATTTGTGGATTTGGTGTATTAA
- a CDS encoding M14 family zinc carboxypeptidase, which translates to MKQKIIAGIASFTLLSTTPFNVLAESPQTTIQNTQLDEKDKSLFNSEHYDFLKYSEIEGKLDAIAQESNRVTVEKSDIKSGAGRDMYVVTVSDAKAKGKYGYYKGLRKKMIKSPEKAQDFIDKHPDLKVPVMINASIHGTEFVGTDAALQLIERFATEDDEQTKGILEDHILIFNVVANPDGRIDATRFNGNGIDLNRDFITQSQPETEHMVDLITEWNPMVFLDLHGYVKGYGGPTKPGLIEPCTPPHNPNYEYDLYSKWALNQAEAMESSIVSNKENYDNTHTESSKVDYLNMEGTYIPQRDDAAGWDDYPPIFTPMYAMYHGAYGYTLEAPTNDWDGVQWTYDAVMGALGYASENKVDMVKDQIEVFKRGVQFDHPFHTEGHFPSAYILPNDEQDQTATLKAVEHLQDNDIVVEEAQKDFTLDGVTYPKGTYIVPMDQAKAGLANTMLWDGEDITEDTPSMYDISAWNLPELWGFNAVEVGSDTELNVKSKQVRAMNESGEIVGDGPYAIPNTSTGSIAIANQLLNSGHTLHRGKDGTLYAGAEAKAKLSDLVKSTAVTISSQSVPLGAKEITSPHVTILKDGGMNKAQSHSGTKLALERLGFTVEEKTPGQVAEEGLGSTDVFIYNGRSNLISYQNSVANSEFGLKDAAQYEAFKTNVEGFVADGGQYLAIGAGASHATTKLGLSDVKVETGGYNSNGIVQLSHTDSTYTAGYETEDLGFVYQPTWYTNTGSTDILSSYQNSSDFFLAGHWEDSEAAQGKPVIVKDKNVLLIGLEPTFRDHTDYLFRLVSNAIFAQ; encoded by the coding sequence ATGAAGCAAAAGATTATTGCAGGAATTGCCAGTTTTACTCTACTATCTACCACACCATTCAACGTTTTAGCGGAATCTCCTCAAACGACGATTCAAAACACTCAACTCGATGAGAAAGATAAAAGCTTATTTAATAGTGAGCACTATGATTTTTTGAAGTACTCTGAGATTGAAGGGAAGCTTGATGCGATCGCACAGGAAAGCAATCGTGTGACAGTTGAGAAGAGCGATATAAAGTCAGGGGCCGGTCGTGATATGTATGTAGTGACCGTATCGGATGCGAAAGCAAAAGGGAAGTATGGTTATTATAAAGGTCTGCGTAAGAAAATGATCAAGTCGCCTGAGAAAGCACAGGATTTTATCGATAAGCACCCTGATCTAAAGGTTCCGGTTATGATCAATGCATCGATCCATGGAACAGAGTTTGTCGGAACCGATGCAGCTCTGCAATTAATCGAGCGCTTTGCGACGGAAGATGATGAGCAGACAAAAGGCATTCTCGAAGATCATATCCTGATCTTCAATGTGGTGGCGAACCCGGATGGGCGTATTGATGCTACACGTTTCAATGGAAATGGAATTGACCTCAACCGTGATTTCATCACTCAATCCCAGCCTGAAACAGAGCATATGGTAGACCTGATCACGGAATGGAACCCGATGGTGTTTCTTGATCTTCATGGATATGTGAAAGGGTATGGCGGCCCGACAAAGCCAGGTTTGATTGAGCCTTGTACGCCGCCTCATAATCCAAACTATGAATATGATCTGTATTCCAAATGGGCATTGAATCAAGCGGAAGCGATGGAATCCAGTATTGTATCAAATAAAGAAAACTATGATAATACTCATACGGAATCGTCAAAAGTAGATTATCTGAATATGGAAGGGACTTATATCCCGCAACGTGATGATGCTGCCGGCTGGGATGATTATCCGCCGATCTTCACTCCAATGTATGCCATGTACCACGGGGCATATGGGTATACACTTGAAGCGCCGACCAATGATTGGGACGGGGTTCAATGGACGTATGATGCCGTGATGGGTGCACTGGGCTATGCGAGCGAAAACAAAGTGGATATGGTGAAAGATCAAATCGAAGTCTTTAAACGGGGTGTCCAGTTCGACCACCCGTTCCATACTGAAGGCCATTTCCCATCTGCATATATTCTTCCAAATGATGAGCAGGATCAAACGGCGACCCTGAAAGCTGTTGAGCATCTTCAAGATAATGATATTGTCGTAGAAGAAGCTCAGAAGGATTTCACGTTAGATGGCGTGACGTATCCTAAAGGAACGTATATCGTACCTATGGATCAAGCAAAAGCCGGCCTAGCGAACACGATGCTTTGGGACGGGGAAGACATTACAGAGGACACACCAAGTATGTACGACATCTCTGCCTGGAATCTGCCTGAACTATGGGGCTTCAATGCAGTGGAAGTGGGCAGTGACACTGAACTGAATGTGAAATCGAAACAGGTAAGGGCAATGAATGAAAGTGGAGAAATCGTCGGGGACGGACCTTATGCGATCCCGAATACCTCCACCGGATCGATTGCGATTGCCAATCAATTACTAAATAGCGGACACACTCTTCACCGAGGTAAAGATGGAACGTTGTATGCAGGTGCCGAGGCCAAAGCAAAACTTTCCGACCTGGTGAAAAGTACTGCTGTAACGATTTCTTCCCAATCTGTCCCTCTTGGAGCGAAAGAAATTACGTCCCCGCATGTAACCATCTTAAAAGATGGAGGAATGAACAAAGCTCAATCCCACTCTGGAACGAAGCTGGCACTTGAACGTCTTGGCTTCACAGTGGAAGAAAAGACTCCCGGGCAAGTAGCAGAAGAGGGTCTTGGTTCAACGGATGTGTTTATTTATAACGGCAGATCGAATCTCATTTCCTATCAAAATAGTGTGGCCAATTCGGAATTCGGATTGAAGGATGCAGCGCAATACGAAGCATTTAAAACGAATGTGGAAGGCTTTGTAGCGGATGGCGGTCAATATCTTGCCATCGGTGCAGGTGCATCCCATGCCACGACAAAGCTTGGATTAAGTGATGTGAAAGTGGAAACAGGCGGCTACAACAGCAACGGAATCGTCCAATTATCTCACACGGATTCTACTTACACAGCTGGTTACGAGACAGAAGACCTTGGATTTGTTTATCAACCAACATGGTACACAAACACAGGAAGTACGGACATTCTATCAAGCTATCAAAATAGCAGTGACTTCTTCCTGGCCGGTCACTGGGAAGACAGTGAAGCAGCTCAAGGGAAGCCCGTTATCGTAAAGGATAAAAATGTACTGTTAATCGGACTCGAACCGACTTTCCGTGATCATACGGATTATCTGTTCAGACTCGTTTCCAATGCTATTTTTGCACAATAA
- a CDS encoding fatty acid--CoA ligase family protein, which yields MNIATRLDQIAQEKADKTAYHFLNTSSTYGELNAAVSKFASGLEQLGLKKGDHIALILGNSPHFVIGLYGALRMGLKVIPINPIYTPDEIGYILKNGDVKTIVTLDLLVPLIEKMQHLLSDVEHFILCESGDERAKDIDLEKISLAYPKMKSFTGVIGNGDPAFKGEEVAENEVAIILYTSGTTGKPKGAMLTHKNIYSNATDVGSYLRMNEEDRVITALPMFHVFCLTVVLNAPLMTGATLLIVPRFSPKAIFELSKAYQPTVFAGVPTMYNFLFQYPEGNPEDLSTLRLCISGGASLPVALLKNFEKKFNVMISEGYGLSEASPVTCFNPLDRPRKPGSIGTSIMNLENKVVDELGEEVPVGQVGELIVKGPNVMKGYYKMEEETAASIRDGWLYTGDLARMDEEGYFYIVDRKKELIIVGGYNVYPREVEEVLYNHPGIVEAAVIGVPHPELGEAVSSYVVKSEPSLTEQDVLEYCKEHLAKYKLPASIEFIDELPKNTTGKILRRALKQQVLQS from the coding sequence TTGAATATCGCAACACGGTTAGACCAAATCGCTCAAGAGAAAGCAGATAAAACAGCTTATCATTTCTTGAATACCTCCAGTACATACGGGGAATTAAATGCAGCTGTATCAAAATTTGCAAGCGGCTTAGAGCAATTGGGTCTGAAAAAAGGGGATCACATCGCGCTTATATTAGGGAATTCACCACATTTCGTCATTGGATTATATGGGGCATTACGAATGGGGTTAAAGGTGATACCAATCAATCCGATCTACACACCGGATGAAATTGGCTATATCCTGAAAAACGGTGACGTGAAGACAATAGTCACACTTGATTTGCTTGTACCATTAATCGAAAAGATGCAGCACCTTTTATCTGATGTGGAACATTTCATCCTTTGTGAATCAGGGGATGAACGAGCGAAGGATATCGATTTAGAAAAGATTTCTCTCGCTTACCCAAAAATGAAATCGTTTACAGGGGTTATTGGAAATGGGGATCCTGCGTTTAAGGGGGAGGAAGTGGCTGAAAATGAAGTTGCCATCATCCTTTACACCTCGGGAACGACAGGGAAACCGAAAGGCGCAATGCTGACGCACAAAAATATTTATTCCAATGCAACCGATGTCGGCAGCTATTTACGAATGAATGAAGAAGATCGCGTTATAACAGCCCTGCCAATGTTTCATGTATTCTGTTTGACGGTGGTACTGAATGCGCCATTGATGACAGGGGCGACCCTTTTAATCGTTCCGCGCTTCAGTCCAAAAGCCATTTTTGAGCTGTCGAAGGCTTATCAGCCAACCGTATTTGCCGGCGTACCAACCATGTATAACTTCCTGTTCCAGTATCCTGAAGGAAATCCAGAAGATTTATCAACTCTCCGTCTCTGTATTTCAGGCGGCGCTTCCCTGCCGGTGGCCCTCTTGAAAAACTTTGAAAAGAAATTCAACGTCATGATTTCTGAAGGCTACGGCTTATCGGAAGCTTCGCCTGTAACATGCTTCAACCCGTTGGATCGACCAAGAAAGCCGGGTTCAATCGGAACATCGATCATGAACCTGGAGAACAAAGTCGTCGATGAATTGGGAGAAGAAGTTCCAGTCGGACAAGTCGGCGAACTGATTGTCAAAGGCCCGAATGTCATGAAGGGCTATTACAAAATGGAAGAAGAAACAGCCGCATCTATCCGTGACGGCTGGTTATACACTGGCGACCTCGCCCGGATGGATGAAGAAGGCTACTTTTATATTGTCGATCGTAAAAAAGAGCTGATTATTGTGGGAGGCTACAACGTCTATCCGCGTGAAGTAGAGGAAGTGCTATACAATCACCCTGGAATTGTAGAAGCAGCGGTCATCGGTGTCCCACATCCGGAACTGGGTGAAGCCGTCAGCAGCTATGTTGTGAAAAGTGAACCATCCTTAACGGAACAGGACGTGCTTGAGTATTGTAAAGAGCATCTTGCCAAGTACAAACTGCCAGCATCCATCGAGTTCATTGATGAGCTTCCGAAAAATACAACAGGGAAAATTTTAAGAAGAGCGCTGAAACAGCAAGTGCTCCAATCATAA
- a CDS encoding enoyl-CoA hydratase-related protein produces MESILLEQKGNVATVTINRPEAMNAFNYDTLNELQQVVEALRINPDVRVVIFTGSGEKAFSVGADLKERKTLTEQQVIRNVYKIGEVFQSVATLPQPTIAAMNGYAFGGGMELALACDFRIAVAETTMGLTETSLAIIPGAGGTQRLPRLVGESKALELILTAKRLTSEEALDIGLVTRVVEKENFLSEVHTFVEPMLANGPVALQQAKFAVKNGMNVDLQTGLQIERKAYEITIPTEDRVEALLAFSQKRKPEFKGK; encoded by the coding sequence ATGGAATCGATCTTACTAGAACAAAAAGGCAACGTCGCCACCGTCACAATCAACCGACCGGAGGCAATGAACGCCTTTAATTACGATACACTGAACGAACTCCAGCAGGTAGTCGAAGCACTCCGCATCAACCCTGACGTCAGAGTCGTCATCTTCACAGGAAGTGGAGAAAAAGCATTCTCGGTTGGAGCCGATCTCAAAGAACGCAAAACCCTGACCGAACAACAAGTCATACGAAACGTCTACAAAATCGGCGAAGTCTTCCAATCCGTCGCCACCCTCCCACAACCGACCATCGCCGCCATGAACGGCTACGCATTCGGCGGAGGAATGGAGCTGGCACTGGCATGCGACTTCAGAATCGCGGTAGCAGAAACCACAATGGGACTGACCGAAACAAGCCTGGCCATCATCCCGGGTGCAGGCGGTACCCAGCGCCTTCCACGATTAGTAGGGGAATCCAAAGCACTGGAACTTATTCTGACGGCTAAGCGATTAACTTCAGAAGAAGCATTGGATATCGGACTCGTTACAAGAGTAGTAGAAAAAGAGAATTTCTTGAGTGAAGTTCATACATTCGTGGAACCAATGCTGGCTAATGGCCCTGTTGCCCTACAACAGGCTAAGTTTGCCGTGAAGAATGGTATGAACGTAGACCTGCAGACCGGGTTGCAGATAGAAAGAAAAGCATATGAGATTACAATTCCTACGGAAGACCGGGTGGAGGCATTGTTGGCGTTTAGTCAGAAGCGGAAGCCGGAGTTTAAGGGGAAGTAA
- a CDS encoding serine hydrolase domain-containing protein, with protein MRKVLIALCLFFNIIFSFQYHARAESDNQKELLERFMKESMEEYGIPGASLAIIQDGKVMFQQSWGEQRKGTPVTKDTLFTIGSVSKPLTSLAIMRLVDDKKIALDQEIDRYLPAFHYNRNGFDKKITIRNLLTHSSGISSYDGLEIADRNLRGKNAIDVAVQKLNNVHLNYEPGDVHQYSAANYLLLGKIIENVTNQTFSEYMDDEIFSVIGMDRTVSNFEAAKELGYQPGYQSWFGKPVRSRGFFDDSGAPYGYMVSTTGDMSKFIKCLLEGGDILSKDSFDTYTSPHYHRKEDMYYGLGWRISTEVDNSYYFHGGETPDSRAELFINPQQDYGFILLTNKNNFSEVLSTVWMREGVKMIVEEGKSPEVQQLNHHMQWSTLIITLFLLLLSSWNIYRLIKKTKIKSKVWIFIGSLSLLVSIIMIPLLIYLFSSPWNTINLYAPATAILIKVLVGILATNGVLLLLVVYFKKS; from the coding sequence TTGAGAAAAGTACTGATAGCTTTATGCTTGTTTTTCAACATCATTTTTTCTTTTCAGTACCATGCAAGGGCAGAGAGTGATAATCAAAAAGAACTTTTAGAGAGATTTATGAAGGAATCGATGGAGGAGTATGGAATCCCTGGGGCTTCTTTAGCGATTATTCAAGATGGAAAGGTCATGTTTCAACAGAGTTGGGGTGAACAAAGGAAAGGGACTCCTGTCACGAAGGATACGCTGTTTACGATTGGTTCTGTCAGCAAGCCATTAACCAGCCTTGCTATCATGAGGTTAGTGGACGATAAGAAGATTGCACTTGATCAGGAGATTGATCGTTATTTGCCAGCCTTTCATTACAATAGAAATGGATTTGATAAGAAAATCACTATTAGGAACCTATTAACACATTCAAGTGGAATCAGCTCTTATGATGGGTTGGAAATTGCAGATCGTAATCTGCGAGGGAAGAATGCAATAGATGTTGCGGTTCAAAAGCTGAATAATGTTCATTTGAACTATGAGCCAGGGGACGTGCATCAATACAGTGCTGCGAATTATTTACTGTTAGGAAAAATCATAGAGAATGTCACAAACCAAACATTTTCGGAATATATGGATGATGAGATATTCAGTGTGATTGGGATGGATCGGACCGTATCGAATTTCGAAGCGGCTAAAGAGTTGGGATATCAGCCCGGCTATCAATCTTGGTTTGGAAAGCCCGTGAGAAGTAGAGGTTTTTTTGATGATAGTGGGGCCCCATATGGTTACATGGTCTCTACAACGGGTGATATGTCAAAGTTTATAAAATGTCTGTTGGAAGGTGGGGACATACTATCTAAGGATTCATTCGATACTTATACTTCACCTCATTATCATAGAAAAGAAGATATGTATTATGGACTGGGCTGGAGAATCTCTACAGAGGTTGATAATTCTTATTATTTTCATGGCGGAGAAACACCTGATTCCCGGGCTGAATTATTCATAAACCCCCAACAAGACTATGGATTTATCTTGCTCACAAACAAAAATAACTTCTCTGAAGTCCTTTCAACCGTTTGGATGAGGGAAGGAGTCAAAATGATTGTGGAAGAGGGCAAGTCCCCGGAAGTGCAGCAATTGAATCACCACATGCAATGGAGCACTTTAATAATAACCCTTTTTCTTCTGCTATTATCATCCTGGAACATATATCGACTGATAAAGAAAACCAAAATCAAGTCGAAGGTATGGATATTCATTGGATCGCTATCTCTACTGGTATCAATTATTATGATTCCTCTACTAATTTATCTGTTCAGTTCGCCTTGGAATACAATCAATCTATATGCACCTGCTACCGCTATTCTCATCAAGGTCTTAGTTGGTATACTGGCAACGAATGGAGTTCTTTTGTTATTGGTAGTTTATTTCAAAAAAAGTTAA
- the dcuS gene encoding DcuS/MalK family sensor histidine kinase: MKKKQLKLSTIIILFVCIVVLVSLVITDLLISRTINDNIESNIEEKAKIVSRTVAHSTIVKSGLDGEGADRIQEYTQDIQKSAEVLFVVVMDMEGIRKSHPDPDRIGKHFVGGDEKDVLQGKETLSISEGTLGKSVRAFSPVFNEESQQIGAVAVGISLGSVEEALDQSHRNILVGSMIGIIVGIIGAIIIAGYIKKILFGLEPITIAKILEERNTMLQSVHEGVVAVNKDTTVSLVNKSALKIFNRAGLSSDPIGMPIKEYMPHTRLERVISTGKPELDEEQTINGVSILVNRVPLIVNDEVVGAISTFRDKTEVNQLAEQLTGVKSYAEALRAQSHEFMNKMHVILGLVKMKDYNHLNRYVKELVSLRVDEVSTVTSKVKDPALAGFIMGKLSYAREKNVALTIECHDFIPEPKDPTVTHELITVIGNLVDNSVEAMINSDDKEVLMELFYHDEQFEMVVTDTGKGMPDDMVEDIFTKGYSSKGDGRGYGLFLVKESLRKLNGTLHVESKVGSGTTMIVQALYKEGKKGD; this comes from the coding sequence GTGAAAAAGAAACAGCTTAAACTAAGTACCATCATCATTCTCTTCGTGTGCATCGTTGTCCTGGTATCACTTGTGATTACCGACTTGCTTATTTCCAGGACGATTAATGACAACATTGAGTCTAATATTGAAGAAAAGGCGAAAATCGTTTCCCGGACGGTCGCTCATTCCACGATTGTGAAGAGTGGTTTAGATGGGGAAGGTGCAGATCGAATTCAGGAATACACCCAAGATATCCAGAAATCAGCAGAGGTTCTGTTCGTAGTGGTGATGGATATGGAAGGGATACGTAAATCTCACCCTGATCCCGACCGTATCGGCAAGCATTTTGTCGGCGGGGATGAGAAAGATGTGCTTCAAGGGAAGGAAACATTGTCTATTTCAGAGGGGACTTTGGGCAAGTCCGTCAGGGCATTTTCTCCTGTCTTTAACGAGGAGAGTCAACAGATAGGGGCTGTCGCAGTAGGAATTTCCCTGGGTAGCGTGGAGGAAGCATTGGACCAGAGTCACCGGAATATTTTAGTGGGATCAATGATCGGGATTATTGTGGGAATCATTGGGGCGATTATTATAGCCGGATACATAAAGAAAATTTTATTCGGGTTGGAGCCGATTACGATTGCGAAAATCTTGGAAGAGCGAAATACGATGCTCCAATCGGTACATGAGGGAGTGGTGGCTGTCAATAAAGATACGACAGTCTCATTAGTGAATAAATCTGCCCTTAAAATATTTAATAGAGCAGGATTAAGTTCGGATCCAATTGGAATGCCCATCAAAGAATATATGCCACACACCAGGTTGGAAAGAGTCATCTCAACGGGGAAACCTGAGCTTGACGAGGAGCAAACCATCAATGGGGTATCTATTCTGGTAAACCGTGTTCCGTTAATCGTCAATGATGAAGTAGTCGGAGCAATTTCAACCTTTCGTGATAAAACGGAAGTGAATCAATTAGCAGAGCAGTTAACGGGTGTCAAATCGTATGCGGAAGCCCTCCGTGCCCAGTCTCATGAATTTATGAATAAGATGCATGTGATTCTCGGATTGGTGAAGATGAAGGATTACAATCATTTAAATCGTTACGTGAAAGAGCTTGTTTCCTTACGGGTCGATGAAGTGAGCACGGTGACGTCGAAAGTGAAGGATCCTGCTTTGGCTGGTTTTATCATGGGGAAACTGAGCTATGCAAGGGAAAAGAACGTTGCATTGACCATTGAATGTCACGACTTTATCCCGGAACCCAAAGATCCTACTGTTACACATGAACTGATTACCGTGATCGGGAACCTAGTGGATAATAGTGTTGAAGCAATGATAAATAGTGATGATAAGGAAGTGCTGATGGAGCTATTCTATCACGACGAGCAATTTGAAATGGTTGTGACGGATACAGGAAAAGGGATGCCGGATGATATGGTAGAGGATATCTTCACCAAAGGATACTCTTCTAAAGGGGATGGAAGAGGATACGGTCTCTTCTTAGTGAAAGAAAGTCTCCGTAAACTGAATGGAACCCTGCACGTTGAATCAAAGGTAGGATCTGGAACGACGATGATTGTTCAAGCTTTATATAAGGAGGGGAAAAAGGGTGATTAA